The Myxococcaceae bacterium JPH2 genome includes a region encoding these proteins:
- a CDS encoding cyclic nucleotide-binding domain-containing protein, whose amino-acid sequence MADTPPRADPRTLQAVPLASEARVDAALAGGPGEASRLQREAESLEALGRHAEAVSAFESALRAWVKDGALLRAAAAWVSLRRLGGDAAKPARMLAERFALAPGATPSEPGLVPDAGAVSTVPILSWVDREAFVALLEALEVRAFTSGRAVVTEGAPGDSMFALVDGTAEVARTLEGGERKVVGTVSAGDFFGELALVSEGPRLASVVATSRAVLLELTRARVEAAAVKHPTVATAVQTFFRRRLVENLLRSSPLLSPLSPAQKQAVAREFDLRAVPARQVLLTQGQPGDAFYLLLRGQCRPYLEQASGRKVALPDLREGDVFGEISLLLDKPVSATVRTESDCVLLRLDRGAFERHILSQPGMKGMLMRMGTERLQRTARLLSGRELLEGDLRV is encoded by the coding sequence ATGGCGGATACCCCTCCCCGCGCGGACCCGAGGACGCTGCAAGCGGTGCCCCTGGCCAGTGAGGCCCGCGTGGACGCGGCGCTCGCCGGAGGACCCGGTGAGGCGTCTCGGCTTCAGCGCGAGGCGGAGTCACTGGAGGCGCTCGGGCGTCACGCGGAGGCGGTCTCGGCGTTCGAGTCCGCGCTGCGCGCCTGGGTGAAGGACGGGGCGCTGTTGCGCGCGGCGGCCGCGTGGGTGTCCCTGCGGCGGCTCGGTGGAGACGCGGCGAAGCCAGCGCGCATGTTGGCGGAGCGCTTCGCCCTGGCGCCCGGCGCGACGCCCTCGGAGCCGGGGCTCGTGCCCGACGCGGGCGCGGTGTCCACCGTGCCCATCTTGTCCTGGGTGGATCGCGAGGCCTTCGTGGCGCTGCTGGAGGCGCTGGAGGTGCGCGCCTTCACGTCCGGCCGCGCGGTGGTGACCGAGGGCGCGCCGGGCGACTCGATGTTCGCCCTGGTGGATGGCACCGCGGAGGTGGCGCGCACACTCGAGGGCGGTGAGCGCAAGGTGGTGGGCACAGTCTCCGCGGGAGACTTCTTCGGCGAGTTGGCGCTCGTGTCCGAGGGGCCTCGGCTGGCCAGCGTCGTGGCCACCTCGCGCGCGGTGCTGTTGGAGCTGACGCGCGCGCGCGTGGAGGCCGCGGCCGTGAAGCACCCGACGGTGGCCACTGCCGTGCAGACCTTCTTCCGGCGCCGCCTGGTGGAGAACCTGCTGCGCAGCAGTCCGCTGCTCAGCCCGCTGTCGCCCGCGCAGAAGCAGGCGGTGGCGCGCGAGTTCGACCTGCGCGCCGTGCCCGCGCGACAGGTGCTCCTCACGCAAGGTCAGCCGGGCGATGCCTTCTACCTGTTGCTGCGCGGCCAGTGCCGGCCGTACCTGGAGCAGGCCAGCGGCAGGAAGGTGGCCCTGCCAGACCTTCGCGAGGGTGACGTCTTCGGTGAAATCTCGCTGCTGCTCGACAAGCCCGTGTCCGCCACGGTGCGCACCGAGTCCGACTGCGTCCTGCTGCGGCTGGACCGAGGCGCCTTCGAGCGGCACATCCTCAGTCAGCCGGGCATGAAGGGCATGCTGA
- a CDS encoding cyclic nucleotide-binding domain-containing protein — translation MAATAVGSDRAGMGLGIREVDVVGSVGTRVVWEPVVQGAVEQATRAYESLASAQRERVREEAILASAASRATLVEVMRSARDFAGAARLLESRGDDAAAAPLYEQAGELRPAAEAWLRAGEEGRAAAAFERGGVLELALELYRSQQALESVARVLTRLRRPGEAARVYRALGNTHAELESLRAVAAEDVGRRDTVLRMSALLDARGDTWRALVLLADAVRESPDSELHAEQARLLRQLGLASPAEGAVAAERTPAPPDGYEYLKAIPIFGELPLEDMKDLYRVARPIVVPEGVVVMEKGARGTGLLVLLEGIVDVHAGPGPDARRLNTLGQGAYLGEISLILDGPTSAHVRARTAVRALRVTHLDFQSYLDTHPAAALRIYRLFTQNLAERVRALSA, via the coding sequence ATGGCGGCAACCGCGGTGGGGTCCGACCGGGCCGGGATGGGCCTGGGGATTCGTGAAGTGGATGTCGTGGGCTCGGTGGGCACCCGCGTCGTGTGGGAGCCCGTGGTGCAGGGCGCGGTGGAGCAGGCCACGCGCGCCTACGAGTCCCTGGCGAGCGCGCAGCGGGAGCGCGTGCGGGAGGAGGCCATCCTGGCTTCGGCCGCGTCCCGGGCGACGCTGGTGGAGGTGATGCGGAGCGCCCGTGACTTCGCGGGCGCGGCGCGGTTGCTGGAGTCGCGAGGAGACGACGCGGCGGCAGCGCCCCTCTATGAGCAGGCCGGAGAGCTGCGACCCGCCGCCGAGGCGTGGCTGCGCGCCGGTGAGGAGGGCCGCGCGGCGGCGGCGTTCGAGCGAGGCGGCGTGCTGGAGCTGGCGCTGGAGCTGTACCGGTCGCAGCAGGCGCTGGAGTCCGTGGCCCGGGTGCTCACCCGCCTGCGTCGCCCCGGCGAGGCGGCGCGGGTGTACCGCGCGCTGGGCAACACCCACGCGGAGCTGGAGTCGCTGCGCGCCGTGGCCGCGGAGGACGTGGGGCGCCGGGACACGGTGCTGCGGATGAGCGCGCTGCTCGATGCGCGCGGCGACACCTGGCGCGCGCTGGTGCTCTTGGCCGACGCCGTGCGCGAGTCCCCTGACTCGGAGCTGCACGCGGAGCAGGCGCGGCTGCTGAGGCAATTGGGACTCGCCTCGCCGGCCGAGGGTGCGGTGGCGGCCGAGCGCACCCCGGCTCCGCCTGACGGCTACGAGTACCTGAAGGCCATCCCCATCTTCGGCGAGCTGCCCCTGGAGGACATGAAGGACCTCTACCGCGTGGCCCGGCCCATCGTGGTGCCCGAGGGCGTCGTCGTCATGGAGAAGGGCGCGCGCGGCACGGGGCTCCTGGTGTTGCTGGAGGGCATCGTGGATGTGCACGCGGGGCCGGGGCCGGACGCGCGCCGGCTCAACACGCTGGGGCAGGGCGCGTACCTGGGTGAGATTTCCCTCATCCTGGATGGGCCCACCTCGGCGCATGTCCGCGCGAGGACCGCAGTGCGCGCCCTCCGGGTGACGCATCTGGACTTCCAATCCTACCTGGACACCCATCCCGCGGCGGCGCTGCGCATCTATCGACTCTTCACGCAGAACCTCGCGGAGCGCGTGCGTGCGCTGAGCGCCTGA
- a CDS encoding class I SAM-dependent methyltransferase, whose protein sequence is MSHRHSSFPHRALLGGTLLLGACSHPHHHAEQAHGPQMPHRFEDANAWAARFDDPARDAWQQPDAVVAALALPADAKVADVGSATGYFSVRLARAVPQGRVYGVDIEPDMARYLGARAEREGLTNLTPVVATPDDPKLPAPVDLVLVVDTYHHISDRPAYFRHLAEHGLSPQGRLAIIDYRLDSSRGPPAEHKLAPDAVRAELESAGYQQVRSFDFLPEQYFLVFSRR, encoded by the coding sequence ATGTCCCATCGCCACTCCTCCTTCCCGCACCGCGCCCTGCTGGGGGGCACCTTGCTGCTGGGCGCGTGCTCGCATCCGCATCATCACGCGGAGCAGGCGCACGGCCCACAGATGCCGCACCGCTTCGAGGACGCGAACGCGTGGGCCGCGCGCTTCGACGACCCCGCGCGCGATGCGTGGCAGCAGCCGGACGCGGTGGTGGCGGCGCTCGCGCTGCCCGCGGACGCGAAGGTGGCGGATGTGGGCTCGGCGACGGGCTACTTCTCCGTGCGGCTGGCGCGCGCGGTGCCCCAGGGCCGTGTGTATGGCGTGGACATCGAGCCGGACATGGCGCGCTACCTGGGCGCGCGAGCGGAGCGCGAGGGCCTGACGAACCTCACGCCCGTGGTCGCCACGCCGGATGACCCGAAGCTGCCCGCGCCCGTGGACCTGGTGCTCGTGGTGGACACGTACCATCACATCTCGGACCGGCCCGCGTACTTCCGCCACCTCGCGGAGCATGGCCTGTCGCCCCAGGGGCGCCTCGCCATCATCGACTATCGCCTGGACTCGTCCCGCGGTCCGCCCGCCGAGCACAAGCTCGCGCCGGACGCGGTGCGCGCGGAGCTGGAGTCCGCGGGCTACCAGCAGGTGCGGTCCTTCGACTTCCTGCCCGAGCAGTACTTCCTGGTCTTCTCGCGGCGGTGA